Proteins from a single region of Bartonella sp. M0283:
- the rimI gene encoding ribosomal protein S18-alanine N-acetyltransferase yields the protein MRSGLFSKPEYIVTPITLDDSDILHDIHKQSFYHAWDETVFASFLADPQISGFIVSPEGKPGKVLGFVLCRLVIDEAEIITIAVHPRFRQKGLGKKLLDAVFRYLYHQRAKVLFLEVDENNSAALALYKGFGFYEVGRRPGYYKTDKGHSDALIMRRTIQQKD from the coding sequence ATGAGGTCAGGACTTTTTTCAAAACCGGAATATATTGTCACGCCGATTACATTGGATGATAGTGATATCTTGCATGATATACACAAACAATCATTTTATCATGCGTGGGATGAAACAGTTTTTGCCTCATTTCTGGCTGATCCGCAAATTTCCGGTTTTATCGTGAGCCCCGAGGGCAAGCCCGGAAAGGTTTTGGGTTTTGTCCTCTGTCGGTTGGTTATCGACGAGGCAGAAATTATCACTATTGCTGTTCATCCCCGATTTCGCCAAAAAGGCTTGGGAAAAAAACTTTTGGATGCAGTTTTCCGCTACCTCTATCACCAGCGGGCGAAAGTGCTTTTTCTGGAAGTCGATGAAAACAATAGCGCGGCACTTGCACTCTATAAAGGTTTCGGTTTCTATGAAGTCGGCCGTCGACCCGGTTATTACAAAACAGACAAAGGTCATAGTGATGCCTTGATCATGCGTAGAACCATTCAGCAAAAAGATTGA
- the tsaB gene encoding tRNA (adenosine(37)-N6)-threonylcarbamoyltransferase complex dimerization subunit type 1 TsaB, which translates to MITLAIDTASLNCAVALMKDGSIVARISEKIGKGHAEKLIGQIIEACSLAKIELSSIDRIAVNIGPGSFTGVRIGVATARGLALALEKPAIGVSSLEAIGFEAHGFFPKSHIIAVIDAGRNMVYRQDFDEKLQPLSPATVQNCEDVVAGLDEKAILAGPFSRAIAHLAGFKESSVYFLDAADVASFAKLSQNKLPDGSPKPLYLREADAKPQMSFSVPRKKE; encoded by the coding sequence ATGATTACGCTTGCCATAGATACAGCTTCTTTGAATTGCGCCGTTGCATTGATGAAAGACGGCAGCATTGTCGCGCGCATAAGCGAAAAAATTGGTAAAGGGCACGCCGAAAAGTTGATAGGGCAAATCATTGAGGCGTGCAGTCTAGCAAAAATAGAGCTGTCATCTATCGACCGTATTGCCGTCAATATCGGTCCGGGATCTTTTACAGGTGTGCGCATTGGGGTGGCTACGGCCAGAGGCTTGGCTCTTGCACTTGAAAAGCCGGCAATTGGTGTAAGTTCGCTTGAAGCAATCGGCTTTGAAGCGCATGGATTTTTTCCAAAAAGTCATATTATTGCTGTGATAGATGCCGGCCGCAACATGGTGTATCGGCAGGATTTTGATGAAAAACTGCAGCCTCTTTCCCCTGCTACAGTGCAAAATTGCGAAGACGTTGTCGCCGGGCTTGATGAGAAGGCAATTCTTGCAGGGCCCTTTTCCAGAGCTATAGCGCATTTGGCGGGTTTTAAGGAAAGTTCTGTTTATTTTCTTGATGCTGCGGATGTGGCAAGCTTTGCAAAATTGTCGCAAAACAAATTGCCCGACGGTTCACCAAAACCACTTTATTTGCGCGAGGCAGATGCAAAACCGCAAATGAGTTTTTCCGTGCCAAGGAAAAAGGAATGA
- the dps gene encoding DNA starvation/stationary phase protection protein Dps translates to MIKTHKTRNDMPSNTKTTAIALLNKNLATLIDLALVTKQAHWNLKGSNFIGVHEMLDGFRDAIDEHVDILAERVAQLGGTALGTVQEVAGTSKLKAYPTDIYKVHDHLLALIERYGDAANDMRKAIDEADDAGDADTADIFTAASRELDKSLWFLESHVQEA, encoded by the coding sequence ATGATTAAAACACACAAAACTCGTAACGACATGCCTTCAAATACAAAAACAACTGCCATCGCGTTGTTAAACAAGAACCTCGCCACACTGATCGATTTGGCACTCGTTACAAAACAGGCCCACTGGAATTTGAAGGGGTCCAACTTTATTGGTGTCCACGAAATGTTGGATGGCTTTAGAGACGCAATTGACGAACACGTCGATATTCTCGCCGAACGCGTTGCTCAACTGGGCGGAACTGCTTTGGGCACTGTTCAAGAAGTTGCCGGTACGTCCAAACTGAAAGCATACCCGACAGACATTTATAAAGTGCATGATCATCTCTTAGCCTTGATCGAACGTTATGGCGATGCTGCCAATGATATGCGCAAAGCAATTGACGAAGCCGATGACGCAGGGGATGCAGACACTGCCGATATCTTTACCGCAGCGTCACGTGAACTTGATAAGAGCTTGTGGTTCCTTGAATCACATGTTCAGGAAGCTTAA